In the Dioscorea cayenensis subsp. rotundata cultivar TDr96_F1 chromosome 12, TDr96_F1_v2_PseudoChromosome.rev07_lg8_w22 25.fasta, whole genome shotgun sequence genome, one interval contains:
- the LOC120273678 gene encoding LOW QUALITY PROTEIN: fructokinase-like 1, chloroplastic (The sequence of the model RefSeq protein was modified relative to this genomic sequence to represent the inferred CDS: inserted 1 base in 1 codon) has translation MASAAALYPIPFLRRQRPFLHLPTPSPVHICRASTSSNDGNGTLTAPNKRTPPRRIRSKPTTSSTPSEKKLKQTSKKQEQERVEPVEEDFDDGMDFPYESPPLVCCFGSAQXEFIPTVRVSDRQMHPDIYSSWKQLQWSPPEFVRAPGGPPSNVAISHVRLGGRAAFMGKVGDDDFGNDLVYKMNLERVQTRAVKIDASVKTATSYMKLRFQDDGGRKKLVADTVKRCAEDCFSMSELNISVLKEARIFHFNSEVLLSPEMHSALFKAIKWSKRFGSNVFFDLNLPLPLWRSREETKEMIKEAWNKADIIEVSKQELEFLLDEEYYEKKRNYRPQYYCESYEETKNMRHYYHYTKEEIAPLWHDGLKLLFVTDGTLRIHYYSPKFDGAVVGTEDVLITPFTCDRTGSGDAVVAAMMRKLTTHPEMYDDQDVLERQLRFAVAAGIIAQWTIGGVRGFPTESATQNLKEQVYVPSMW, from the exons ATGGCCTCTGCGGCTGCGCTGTACCCAATTCCTTTCCTACGACGTCAACGACCATTCCTCCATCTCCCAACCCCATCTCCGGTTCACATCTGCAGAGCTTCCACTTCCAGTAATGATGGAAACGGAACTCTAACAGCCCCTAATAAAAGAACTCCTCCCCGTAGGATTCGAAGCAAGCCCACAACGTCCTCAACCCCATCTGAGAAGAAACTCAAGCAGACCAGcaagaaacaagaacaagaaagagtgGAGCCAGTGGAGGAGGACTTTGATGATGGGATGGACTTTCCCTACGAATCCCCGCCGCTGGTCTGCTGCTTTGGCTCCGCCC AAGAGTTCATTCCCACTGTCCGGGTCTCCGACAGGCAGATGCACCCGGACATATACTCTTCCTGGAAGCAGCTCCAGTGGAGCCCTCCCGAGTTCGTCAGGGCCCCTGGCGGTCCACCGTCCAATGTCGCCATCTCCCATGTCAGGCTCGGTGGCCGGGCAGCGTTCATGGGGAAGGTCGGTGATGATGATTTCGGGAACGATCTGGTCTACAAAATGAATCTGGAGAGGGTCCAGACCCGGGCTGTGAAGATCGATGCGAGTGTCAAAACGGCAACTTCCTACATGAAACTCCGGTTCCAAGACGATGGTGGCCGGAAGAAGTTGGTGGCTGATACCGTGAAAAGATGTGCTGAGGATTGCTTTTCCATGTCGGAGCTGAACATATCCGTCTTGAAAGAG gCGAGGATCTTTCATTTCAATTCAGAAGTACTTCTATCTCCTGAAATGCATTCAGCTCTATTTAAAGCTATCAAATGGTCAAAGAGGTTTGGCAGCAATGTGTTCTTCGATCTAAATCTGCCACTGCCTCTGTGGAGATCTCGTGAGGAGACCAAAGAAATGATAAAGGAGGCTTGGAACAAAGCTGACATCATTGAGGTTTCAAAACAAGAGCTAGAGTTCTTATTGGATGAAGAATACTACGAGAAGAAGAGAAACTATAGACCACAGTACTACTGTGAATCTTATGAGGAAACAAAGAACATGCGTCACTATTACCATTACACCAAAGAAGAGATCGCTCCTCTTTGGCACGACGGTTTGAAGCTATTGTTTGTGACGGATGGGACACTGCGGATTCATTACTATAGTCCAAAGTTTGATGGGGCAGTGGTGGGAACAGAGGATGTGCTTATAACACCCTTCACATGTGATCGGACTGGCTCTGGTGATGCTGTTGTTGCGGCGATGATGAGGAAGCTGACGACACATCCGGAGATGTATGATGATCAGGATGTTCTTGAAAGGCAATTGAGGTTTGCTGTGGCCGCTGGAATTATTGCACAATGGACAATTGGCGGAGTGAGAGGCTTTCCCACAGAGAGTGCTACTCAGAATTTGAAAGAACAGGTTTATGTGCCTTCAATGTGGTGA
- the LOC120273683 gene encoding LOW QUALITY PROTEIN: neutral ceramidase-like (The sequence of the model RefSeq protein was modified relative to this genomic sequence to represent the inferred CDS: inserted 1 base in 1 codon; deleted 1 base in 1 codon), which translates to MAFLLNTHRRWSTMSSIWFCLLVVLFVQHCQPTASSATYLVGLGSYDITGPAADVNMMGYANMEQIASGVHFRLRARAFIVAEPGPGGKRVVFVNLDACMASQIVTIKLLERLKSRYGDLYTEQNVAISGIHTHAGPGGYLQYIVYIVTSLGFVRQSFEVIVNGIEQSIIQAHENLRPXTVYVNKGELLDSGINRSPSAYLNNPAAERSRYKYNVDKEMTLLKFVDDEWGPVGAFNWFATHGTSMSRTNSLISGDNKGAAARFMEDWFKQKGLDEIDIVYPEELGTERINEGSPRRVSTIIPQLHNSVDELKQTASSFQASGGRRVTRSLSATRRLRSSFRQGNRPKFVSAFCQSNCGDVSPNVLGAFCIDTGLPCDFNHSTCSGKNELCYGRGPGYPDEFESTRIIGERQFRKAVDLFSAASEQIKGKVDYRHTYLDLSQLEVTLSSSDGSKSVVKTCPAAMGFAFAAGTTDGPGAFDFQQGDDKGNAFWKLVRNLLKTPSKEQEDCQYPKPILLDTGDMKEPYDWAPSILPIQIIRIGQLVILCVPGEFTTMAGRRLRDAVRTVLTSGSNGAFDKNIHIVIAGLTNSYSQYVTTYEEYQIQRYEGASTLFGPHTLDAYIQEFKKLAAALVGGQSISTSLQPPDLLDKQISLLPGVVLDSTPVGVKFGDVKIDVPLNSTFKRGDMVTATFWSGCPRNDLMTEGTFSLVEVLRGTDTWAPAYDDDDFSLRFKWSRPGKLSPESYATIEWRIPEIAASGVYRLRHFGASKSLFGSIKHFTGASRAFVVL; encoded by the exons ATGGCTTTTCTCCTAAACACCCACAGGCGTTGGTCAACAATGAGTTCTATCTGGTTTTGCCTTTTGGTCGTATTGtttgtgcaacattgtcaacCAACAGCTTCAAGCGCAACATATTTGGTTGGACTGGGGAGCTATGACATTACAGGACCTGCTGCTGATGTCAATATGATGGGATATGCTAATATGGAGCAAATTGCTTCTGGAGTTCACTTTCGACTACGAGCTCGGGCGTTTATTGTTGCTGAGCCAGGCCCAGGGGGGAAGCGCGTAGTGTTTGTCAATCTTGATGCTTGCATGGCATCACAAATTGTCACGATTAAGCTGCTTGAAAGATTGAAATCAAG GTATGGTGATCTCTACACTGAGCAAAATGTGGCTATTAGCGGTATACATACTCATGCTGGACCTGGGGGTTACCTTCAGTATATTGTCTATATTGTCACATCTCTTGGATTTGTTCGCCAATCATTTGAAGTCATTGTGAATGGTATTGAGCAAAGCATTATACAAGCTCATGAAAACCTGCGCC GAACTGTTTATGTAAATAAAG GAGAACTACTTGATTCTGGTATCAATCGCAGTCCTAGTGCCTACCTCAATAATCCTGCTGCCGAGCGAAGCCGATATAAGTATAATGTTGATAAAGAAATGACTCTTCTGAagtttgtagatgatgagtgggGACCAGTTGGTGCTTTTAACTGGTTTGCAACTCATGGGACATCAATGAGTCGGACAAACTCTCTGATTAGTGGTGATAACAAAGGTGCTGCTGCACGGTTCATGGAGGACTGGTTTAAGCAGAAGGGTCTTGATGAAATCGACATTGTATACCCTGAGGAATTAGGCACTGAGAGGATAAATGAAGGCTCTCCACGGAGAGTGTCTACCATAATACCTCAGCTACATAATAGCG TTGATGAGTTAAAACAAACTGCATCCTCCTTCCAGGCATCTGGTGGTAGGCGAGTGACTAGGTCCCTTAGTGCCACTCGCCGTCTGCGGAGTTCTTTCAGACAGGGTAATAGACCAAAATTTGTCTCTGCATTTTGTCAATCGAACTGTGGAGATGTTAGTCCAAATGTGCTTGGAGCATTCTGCATTGATACTGGACTTCCTTGTGACTTCAACCACAGTACCTGTAGTGGAAAGAATGAACTCTGCTATGGCCGAGGCCCTGG TTACCCAGATGAGTTCGAAAGCACACGCATCATTGGAGAAAGGCAATTTAGGAAAGCAGTTGACCTGTTCAGTGCAGCATCTGAGCAGATAAAAGGAAAAGTTGATTATCGTCATACTTATTTAGATCTTTCTCAACTTGAGGTCACTCTTTCTTCAAGTGATGGAAGTAAAAGTGTGGTGAAGACATGCCCTGCGGCTATGGGATTTGCATTTGCTGCAGGAACTACTGATGGTCCCGGTGCTTTTGATTTCCAGCAAGGGGATGACAAG GGTAATGCATTTTGGAAATTGGTGAGGAACTTACTGAAAACTCCCAGTAAGGAGCAAGAAGATTGTCAGTACCCAAAGCCAATTTTGTTAGATACTGGTGACATGAAGGAACCATATGACTGGGCG CCTTCAATTCTTCCAATTCAAATTATAAGGATTGGACAGCTTGTCATCCTCTGCGTACCTGGAG AATTTACGACTATGGCTGGGCGACGCCTTCGAGATGCTGTACGCACTGTTCTTACTAGTGGCAGCAATGGTGCGTTTGACAAAAACATCCACATTGTTATAGCTGGTTTGACAAATTCATACTCCCAGTATGTTACCACTTATGAAGAGTATCAGATCCAAAGATATGAG GGAGCTTCCACATTGTTCGGACCACACACACTTGATGCATACATCCAGGAGTTCAAAAAACTTGCAGCAGCGCTGGTTGGTGGGCAGAGTATCTCAACAAGTCTACAGCCACCTGACCTTTTGGATAAACAAATTAGTCTCCTCCCTGGTGTTGTCCTCGACTCAACTCCTGTTGGTGTGAAATTCGGTGATGTGAAGATTGATGTCCCTCTGAATTCTACATTTAAACGTGGGGACATGGTGACTGCAACATTCTGGTCTGGCTGCCCAAGGAATGACCTCATGACAGAGGGGACGTTCTCC TTGGTGGAGGTTCTACGTGGTACTGATACCTGGGCTCCAGCATATGACGATGATGATTTCAGCCTGCGTTTCAAATGGTCTAGGCCTGGGAAGCTGAGTCCTGAGAGCTATGCAACCATAGAATGGCGAATTCCTGAAATTGCTGCGTCAGGTGTCTATAGGTTGCGACATTTTGGTGCCTCCAAGAGCTTGTTTGGGTCAATTAAACATTTCACAGGAGCATCCCGGGCATTTGTTGTGCTGTAA